In Amphiura filiformis chromosome 2, Afil_fr2py, whole genome shotgun sequence, one DNA window encodes the following:
- the LOC140146726 gene encoding interferon regulatory factor 5-like produces MSNDNMESMDLDLLDLNIDPEVANALIHQVLSPENNDLPQRSPGNYLDDEDKTFEFDEDLIGRIDGLDLPGSPMVAQTAESVDQITQYDGYSVHDLQQPHASSNPTAIESAYHLAYDPRFNDCHKMRLKAYYQHILIVNDANKSTEIEQPEGAFVFHQKQSQVGLPLGLPPTVAPVRLPELAPGLAKTDKVTKFTATVLGDMTRGLHVQYHQGFMYATRHCISRVFYWSSLLNSTQSVKLERLKPTAVFDFRAYFDRLHQLAQNGYDFRHAKRPVVVFTFGQQWNGSSSNLKDMYVRVEVTPIKAAEELERVSARGWEHESITKSMKEDDLERSERGSETESCIMSILHQT; encoded by the exons ATCCTGAAGTCGCAAACGCCCTTATTCACCAAGTTTTGTCACCAGAAAACAATGACTTGCCGCAACGTTCTCCTGGAAATTATTTAGATGATGAAGATAAAACCTTTGAGTTTGATGAGGACTTAATCGGAAGAATAG ATGGTTTGGATTTACCGGGTAGTCCTATGGTTGCGCAAACTGCCGAATCCGTAGACCAGATAACGCAGTACGACGGTTATTCTGTTCATGATCTGCAGCAACCGCATGCCTCTTCAAATCCGACAGCAATAGAATCTGCTTATCACTTGGCATATGATCCAAGATTTAATGATT GTCACAAAATGAGACTTAAAGCTTACTATCAGCATATCTTGATCGTGAATGACGCAAATAAATCTACAGAAATAGAGCAACCAGAAGGAGCTTTTGTATTCCACCAAAAACAGAGCCAGGTGGGCCTACCACTGGGTTTACCACCCACAGTCGCACCCGTCAGGTTGCCGGAGTTAGCGCCAGGATTGGCTAAGACCGATAAAGTCACTAAGTTTACAGCTACAGTCTTGGGTGATATGACTAGAGG GTTGCATGTGCAATATCACCAAGGTTTTATGTACGCTACGCGTCACTGCATCAGTCGCGTCTTCTACTGGAGTTCCCTTCTTAACTCGACACAAAGCGTCAAATTAGAACGACTGAAACCAACTGCAGTTTTCGACTTTCGCGCCTATTTCGACAGACTCCACCAGCTCGCTCAGAATGGGTATGACTTCAGGCATGCGAAACGTCCCGTGGTGGTATTCACGTTCGGTCAGCAATGGAATGGTTCTTCAAGTAATCTTAAAGATATGTATGTGCGGGTTGAGGTAACGCCAATAAAAGCTGCGGAAGAATTAGAGCGTGTTTCCGCAAGGGGGTGGGAACATGAATCTATTACCAAAAGTATGAAAGAAGACGATTTAGAGCGGTCGGAACGGGGGTCAGAAACTGAGTCTTGTATCATGTCCATTTTACATCAAACATAA